AAGATATTGAAAATGTGATCAAACAAAGAGGGGGCAAGATATTAGAATCCTACAGCTTATTTGATGTCTACAAAGGCAAACAAATTCAAGAAGGCTATAAATCCGTTGCCTACTCCATTACCTTTAGGGCTTCCGATCGTACCTTAACAGAAGACGAAGTGAATAAAGCAATGAAGAAAATATTAAACGGTTTAGAAACGACTTTAGGAGCACAATTAAGAGGATAAAAAATTGGTGCCTGTTCACCCGTATTTTTAAATGGGGATGAGCAGGCATCTTTATTTATTGAATGATCTTGTTGTAAAGATTATAATGATGGGCCAAAGTATCGTAGTGACCAGATGACTTATCATTGCCTGAACAATGATAATGCTTTTGGTTATAGAAGAATAAGAATGAGGAATAATATCTCCAAACCCGATGGTGAAAAAAGTTGTTGCGCTAAAATAAAGAGCATCCCAATTTTGTATGATTCGGTCACTGGTCTTTATGCCTTCATTGGAAATATTCCCAAGATATGCATATAAGATAGCAAAAGTTAAAAGGATGGAAGAGAGTAATATAAGATATTGAATCAATAAAAATAAAGTATGCAAAAAAACTCTATCGGAAATATGGTATGCCATAATCAGAAGGTCAACAATCGTAATTAAGAAAAAATAGCTGATGATTAAAAGAGTAATAGAAGTACGGGATTGATCTGAAAAAATCAAATTTGTTTGGGTTAATATAAAGGGAAGCAGTAAAAGCAGCAAGACATTGATTAAAAAGCCTGCGAAGAAAGAGATAAAACTAATCGTTAGGAAAATTCCTCCAAAACCTATAAACCATATCACTTGAATATAAAATGGTTCAATATTATATTTGATGAGAAAAAAACCAATTAAAAACAATACACTGAAAACAAAAAATAAACGAGAGGATATATCCCAGTTCTTCCATAAGTATGATAAGTAAGCTAAGAAAGATTTCATATCACTCACCAATGTATACATTTTTTAATAGTATTATTATTTTCATGCGGCATATAAGCTATACTATTGAATTTCTATGATAACCGGTTCATGATCAGAAAGGTTGAGAGTTGGCACTTCATAGGATTGAAGGGAGATATTTTTAGAAGTAAATATATAGTCAATACGGGATATATATTTTTTATTGATGAAAGTAGGGAGAGTTTCTTTTTTCATAGCTTTTCCCGTATCAATGGCTAAAGAAGATAATTTATATAATTCCGATGGATCGGGGGCATTCATATCTCCTGCAAGAACGAAAGGTTCTTTGGTTTCTTCTAATATCTTTAGAATTTCATCTATTTGCTCTTTGCGAATCGATCTGGATAAATCTAAATGGGTATTAAAAACAGCTAAATCTCCGGAAGGAGCCTGAATAACAGCTTTTTGTAGCTTTCTTGGATATTTATCAAAGGAAAGCGTGTATTCTTCAGAAGCTACAATAGGATAACGACTGAGAATCATATTTCCGGTTTGCCCTGCAATCATGTTTTGAGTAGGAGTATACATATAATCCATCGAGAGCTTTTTTGCGATATATTCCGGTTGATTTTGAAAATAAGAACGAAACGTTTTACGATCTACTTCCTGAAGAAAAATAATATCGCTATCGGAGGATTTTAGAAAAGATAATATCTGATCTAAGGCAGGCTGTTTTTTTAGACTCATTCCATAGTGGATATTATAAGAAATAATTTTAATAGAATCAGAGGAAGCAAAAGTATCCATTATTTCCGTAGGAGCAAAAATGCTCAAAGGAATCGCGAAAAGGCAGCAGATGATAAAAAATCCCAATAATAACCGTTTTTTTAGGGCAAGTCGCATAGAATTTTCCTCCGAAGAAGTCTTAATTTATACATATATAATAAGAATACTATACTATTTAGCAAAAGTCCTCTATGAAAATTATGGAAGTCAATAAAACAGTATAACCTCATCAAAATGATCTATACTAAGTACAAGAAACATAGATTATGGAGGTGGAATAATGGAACTGACTACCCAGGATTATTTAAAAAAGGCATTGTTAGATACTCAGGAAAGGGTACGGGATTTTCAGAACTATTCTCAAATAGTAGAAGATGAAGAAATCAGTGATTGCTTTAAACGATTTGCCGAAAATGAAGGTATGCAGGCATCAGAACTTCAAAGACTTATTTCAAAGAAATTAGGACAATAAAAAATAAAAATCCCCGATGAGGGATTTTTATTTTGATGAGTGAGCGAGATTTTCATTCAAATAATAGGTATATTCTTCGATATAATCATATACAATATATTTTCGAGGAGATAATGAACGGATTGCACTTAGTCGTAAACTTTGATTTTTAGGATAACTATATTTACGAAAAGATGGATTAGGAAATGTAATCATATAGATTCTCCTTACCTCTGTTATCGTTAAATAGTTTATCCATTTAAAGCATACTTATGTGTGGAGATAATTGTTATAGATTTATCCAGGATAATTGAGATTTTCCTTTTTAATATTTTTTAGGACTTCATCTAAGAACTTTTTAGATTCATATTTCGCCATAGGAAGATTCATATCCAAATAGTTCCCACATTCCACAGCAGAAGCACCGGGAACATTTCCTTCGAAAGTAGACATAAATTCAAACATTTCTGTGATTAAAGGAAGGACCTCTTCAGAAGAGAAATCCCCATGTATAATAAGATAGAAGCCGGTTCTACATCCCATGGGACCGAAGTAAATGATCTTCTCGGCATAATTCGGATGGTTTCTAAGGAAAGTAGCTCCCAGATGTTCCATGGTATGAATTTCAGCCGTATTTAATACGGGTTCGCGATTGGGTTCTTTCATTCTTATATCAAAAGTCGTTAATATTTCACTTCCTGCAGGATCTTTTCTGGAAACAAAGATTCCCCTAAGAAGCTTATTATGATCGACGGTAAAACTCGTAATTTTTTTCAATGCAATTCCTCCTTATTTTATCGTATCAATAAAAAATAATGGTAGTATATTCATTTCTTTATATTATGGAACATATACATTGAATTCGCAATGAAAAAATAATGGGATATTTTTCATAAAATAAAACTTTTAAAAATCTATTTCGTATGTTATAGTTGAGTAGTTTTCCCTCAAATTTTAGGAATTCCATTGAAATCGGAGAATGTTTATAATAAAATAGGTTTAGTATAAAACTATTTTATTATAAATATATTAGGTGGGATTTATGGAAGAGAAAAAGGTAAACGAGATCAGTCATCAATTTTTGAAATTCACAATGAGTTTAAAACGCTGGCTTCATGACAACTATTTAAAAGAATTCAATATTAACGGAAAGGGCGATTGTGATCTTACAGGAAGGCAATTTAGTATCTTGATCGTTGTACATGAATTTCAATGCTGTACAATATCGGATTTAGAGAAGGAGCTCAATGTAAGCAGCAGCAGCCTGTCCATTGTTGTCTCTAAATTGGTTAAAGAAGGCTATCTGCAAAGAACATATCCTTCAGAGGAGGAAGACAGAAGAAAGACATACATATCTTTAACTCAAAAAGGCATGTCGGTACTTATTGAAGCCTATGAAAGAATTATTAAGGTTTTTGGAGAGTTCTATTCTAATCTGGATGAAAAAAAGCAAAAGGATTTTGAAGAAGGCTTAGAAAAATTAAATGCCATTTTTGGCAGTTCAATTCAATAAAACTAGTTTAATAAGGAGGATGTATCAATGAAGATGAAAAGATTAATCCCTATCGTACTTGCTTTAGGGATGTTGACTGTTGGCTGTGGCCAAACCAACCAAGAAGCGATGAACGAGGTAGAAGAAAAATCAACACCTGTCAAAGTAGAACAGGTTTCAAAAGGACAAATTTCTAATACCTTTACATATGGGGGTAAAATCAATCCCAGGCAACAGATTACCGTTACAAGCAAAATTGTAGGCAAAGTAAAAGAAGTGAATTTTGACATTGGAGACGTCGTTAAAGCTGGAGACGTATTATTCACCTTAGATGAAAAAGATATTCAAAATACCATAAGAAGTCTGGAAGCCCAAATAAAATCTGCTGAGGCGACGGTGAATATGAGTAAAATCGGCCTTAACAGTGCAAAAGGAAGTCAGAAGGAACAGCAAAAAAGCCAGTTGGAATCCTCTTTAAAAATGGCTGAAATTCAATTACAGGATGCTAAAAAGGCTTATGAAGATATGAAAACCTTATATGAAATAGGTTCAGCCTCCAAACAGCAATTGGATCAGATGAAAACAGCTTATGAAACAGCTTCTATCGGATACAATTCTGCAAAAGATGCCTATGATTTGTTTATCAATAGTCTTTCAAAAGAAAGCATTGAAAGAGCAGAAAGCCAATTGACTCAGGCAGCTGCTACAAAAGAAGGTTTAGAAGTTCAATTGGCTAACGCCTATGAAAGTTTAAAAGATACAGCAGTTAAAAGTCCTATTGACGGTATTGTAAGCAGCCGTACCATTGATCCAGGAGAAATGGTAAGTGGAGCCGTTGCACCTTTTACGATTATACAAATGGATACGGTATCTGTAGAAGTGAATGTTTCTGAGCAGCTCATTAATAAAATTGAAAAAGGTCAGAAGGTAACAGTACATGTAAGTTCTGCTTTTGATAAACCCTTTGAAGGAACGATTCATGCCATAAGCCCTGCAGCGGATGAAAGAACTTTTACATACCCTGTAAAAATAGAAATTCCTAATAAGGAAGGGCTACTCAAACCCGGTATGTTTGCAGAAGTGGAATTTTCAGCGGACACAGTAAAAGATGCAGTTATAGTTCCCAGAGAAGCTGTATTAACTGAAGGGGATGTGCATTATGTTTATATTGTTGAAGGAGACAGAGCTAAAAAATTAGCGGTAAAATTAGGCCTTGATAATGGAAAAGAAGCAGAAATTTTAGAAGGATTAAATGAAGGAGTGCAACTTGTTATAAAAGGACAAAATTATCTTGAAGATGGTGGTAAAGTCCAGATTACAGAGAATTAGGATGGGAGGAAAATAGCCATGAAGCTTTCAAAAGTATCAATACAGCGTCCTGTTACCACTGTCATGGTAGTGTTTATTGTTATACTGCTGGGGATAGTATCTATTGGAAGGTTACCGGTAGATTTATTGCCAAGCTTTGAACTTCCTTATGCATTGGTCATGACATCTTATAATGGGGCAGGGCCTCAGGAAATAGAATCGTTAATTACCAAGCCCTTAGAATCTATGGTAGGCACAGTAAGCAATTTAAAGAACATAACATCCACGTCTTCCAATGGTTCCTCAATGATTTTTGTGGAGTTTAATGATGGAACCGATATGGATGTGGCGATGCTTAATATGAGAGAAAAGATTGACATGATTAAAGACTTTTTACCGGAGGATGCAGAAGATCCCTTGGTAATGGCACTTGATCCCAATATGATGCCAGTCATGGAAATAGGGGTTAGTGGAAATGAAGATTTGGTTAAATTAAAACAGATAGTAGACGACGAAATAACCGGTAAAATTGAAAGAATAGAAGGGGTTGCTTCTGTAAGCGTAACAGGAGGAAAAGCAAAGGAAATACGCATTACTTTACTTCCAGATAAACTAAAAGGCTATAATATAGTCCCCAGTACAGTAGCACAATCCATAGCAGCAGAAAACTTAAACCTTCCTGCAGGGGAAGTGAAGCAGGGAACCAGTACCCTTACCCTGCGTGCTGTAGGAGAATTTAACAGTATCGAGGAAATTAGAAATCTTCCTATTACGACTCCCGGAGGCGTAATATATTTAAGAGATATCGCAGAAGTTGAAGAAGTATTTAAAGAAATGACTTCTTATGCATATATAAATGGTCAGTCCAGTATTAGTTTATCTATTCAAAAACAATCCACAGCAAATACAGTACAGGTGTCAAAACAGATTAATAAAGTATTGGATCAATTAAGAACTGAATTAAAGGATATTGAGATCACAACAATTTACGACAGTGCAGAATTTATTAATTCATCCATTGGAAATGTTGCATCTACTGCTATTTTAGGTGGAATATTGGCGGTATTCATATTATTTATTTTCTTAAGAAATATAAGAAGTACATTTATTGTTGGCACAGCAATTCCCGTATCTATTATTACGACCTTTGCTCTTATGTATTTTAGCGGACTTACTCTTAATATGGTTTCCTTAGGCGGTTTAGCTCTAGGAGTTGGAATGCTGGTAGATAATGCTATTGTTGTTTTGGAAAACATCTATAGACATAGGGAAAAAGGAGCAAGTCGAATTGACGCAGCTGATGAGGGAACTACAGAAGTGGGAATGGCGGTTCTGGCTTCTACCCTTACAACCATTGCCGTATTCCTGCCTATAGTGTTTGTTGAGGGAATCGCTGCAAAAATGTTTAAAGAGATGGCATTAACGGTAACCTATTCTTTAACGGCTTCTTTGGTAGTTGCAGTAACACTGGTGCCTATGATGGCATCTAAGATTTTAAAGGTTGAAAAAGTAGATGAAATTAAAAGAAGAAAAATAACAACCAAAATATTTGATAAATGGAGCGCAGTACTGGATAAGGTAGATAAGGGATACAGAAGAGTACTTCACTGGACCATACACCATAGGGTGAAGGCAGCTTTGATTACGATAGGCGTTTTTATAGGAACTTTATTAATTCCTGCATTTGGTCTGGTTGGAATGGAATTTTTCCCCGCTTCTGACGAAGGAAGTTTTAGTATCAGTATAACCCTTCCAAAAGGTACAGTTATAGAAGAAACCTTTGAAGTGGTGGAGCAGGTTCAAGCAAGATTAGAGAGTATAGAAGAAATACAGGAAGTTTTTGTGAATATAGGCGGAGGAGGCAGCATGATCAGTACGGGGACCTCTTCTAACCGTGCCACATTGACAGTGAATATAGGCTCCGTCAAAGAAAGAAAACGTTCTGTAGATGAAATTGCAGATGAAGTAAGAAACCTGGTTTCTGATATTCCGGGAGCAGAATTCTCTGTTACAGGAAGCAGTTCTATGATGATGGGAGGGGGAGGAAGTCCGATTTCTATACAAATTGCAGGAGACGATTTAGAACAGTTAGAACTCATCGCCAATGACGTTGTATCTCTTGTAGAAAGTGTAGAGGGAACAAGAGAGGTAACAAGCTCTATTGAGGACGGAATTCCAGAAGCTCAAATTACGATTAACAGAAATAAAGCATCCTTGTATGGACTTAATATGGCAACCATATCGAACACCTTAAAAACTGCCGTACAAGGTTCTGTGACAACAAAGTATAAGGTAGACGGAACGGAAATTGATGTAAGGATGGTATACGATACATCAAAATCAGAGTACTTAAAGGATATTAGAAATATTGCCATTACATCTCCTATGGGAGTGAATGTTCCTTTGTCCGAGGTAGCAGATATTTCAATTAGTCAAAGCCCTACCAGTATCGCCAGAGATAACCAAAAGAGAGTTGTAACCGTCAACTCATCTCTTTTTGGGGTAGATATGAATACGGCTAAGACGGCTATTGAACAAAAACTACAAAGCTATCCTATGCCTGAAGGATATAGTTATGAATTTGCGGGAGAAGTAGAAGAAATGATGGAGTCCTTTGCAAGTCTTGGATTGGCGTTGTTATTAGCAATTCTGCTCGTATATATGGTTTTGGCAGCGCAATTCGAATCCTTCCTCCATCCATTCACAATTATGTTTTCTGTACCCCTGGCGTTAACAGGAGCGATTCTTGCATTGTTTGTAACGGGCAGAACCTTAAGCATGCCGTCCTTTATAGGATTAATTATGCTGGTAGGTATTGTCGTTAATAATGCGATTGTATTGATTGACTATATTATTCAGCTTCGTCAAAGAGGATATAACAGAACAGAAGCTATTTTAGAGGCTGGTCCGACAAGACTTCGTCCTATTCTGATGACAACCCTTACAACTGTTCTGGGTATGATTCCTATGGCATTAGGAATTGGTGAAGGGGGAGAAACCATGGCTCCTCTGGCTACAGCTGTTATAGGAGGATTATCCTTGTCTACAGTCCTCACCTTAGTTGTTATTCCTCTTAACTATACATTGTTTGATGATATATCCGTGAAGTTAAGAGGGAAAAGAAAGAAAAATAAAACCCAACAAATTACAATATAAGAAATTAAAAAAACTATTGCATAATTCAAAAAAGTATATTATAATTACTTCAACAATAAATATTGAAATTCAATGATTGGAAAGAGTAAATATATCGATTCTATTCAGCGAGTCGGCGGTGGTGTGAGGTCCGATATAGAGGGATATATTGAATGGTTCCATGAGAAGCACCATGAAATCTTTGTGAAAGTATTGGGCGCCGGATGCTTACCGTTACAGAAGCAGGATATCGAGTTCGTCTCCGTATCTGTTTGAGCGAGATAGGTTTATCTATCTAATTTGGGTGGTACCGCGGAATAATAGCATTTCGTCCCTTATCTAGGGATGAAGTGCTTTTTTTATTGTATAGGAAATTCCTCTGAATTTCCTATACAATAAAAAGACATGAACTCGAAAAGTAAAGTAGCTGATACGCTACTTATAAGAAATTCAAATAATAAAAATGAAAGGGGTATTTATTATGAAGGTAAAACAATTAACTATGTCGGCAATTTTATTGGCAATCGGGGCGATTTTACACTACATTGTTCCAGGAATTTTTGCAGGTATGAAACCGGACTTCTTATTATCCATGATGTTTTTAGCAATTTTTATTAATTTTAACGCAACGAATGTGGCTGCAACATCTATTGCCTGTGGATTGATCTCAGCGTTAACAACTACTTTCCCTGGAGGTCAAATTCCTAATATTATTGATAAGTGTATTACAGGTATTGTTGTTGGATTATTGATTTATGGATTAAGTAAGATCTCCATTCCTCAAACCATTAAAATGGGACTTATAGGATTTATAGGAACACTCATCAGTGGAACAGTATTTTTAGGCAGTGCTTATCTTTTAGTAGGACTTCCCGGCGGAGCAAGTTTTGGAGCGTTATTTATGGCAGTAGTTATTCCGGCATCCATCGGAAATGTGATTTTTACAATTTTACTGTATCAAATTATCGCCCGTGTAGGCTTAAGCAGAGTAACACTTTCTGAGTAAAAAATTGAATAGATTTTCTTATGTGCAGCAGGGGGGGGCGATGTCCACCCCTGTTTTTATTACCTAGGAAATTACTTCGGATTTCCTATGTAATAAAAAACCTTCGGGAATAATGAGTCCTCGCGTATTGGATTTTATCGGTGTTTCAAAGGATTCTCCCTTGCAGTTTTCCGGTGAAAATTATATACTAATAAAAGTGAGTTTTTAACACAACTAAAAGAGGTGAAAACGATATGACAGCAGATATACAAACAGAAAAAAAGAAGGTTATATTTAGTGGAATGCAGCCTTCAGGAAATATTACTTTAGGAAATTATTTAGGCGCTTTAAAGAACTGGACGAAATTACAAGATGAATACAATTGCTTGTTTTGTATTGTAGACCTCCATGCCTTAACCGTACGTCAAAATCCTGCTGAACTTAGAAAAAGATCGAGAGAAGTTTTGATGCAGTATATTGCGGCAGGGCTGGATCCTGAGAAAAATATTATTTATTATCAATCCCATGTACCTGCTCATGCAGAATTAGCATGGATTCTTAACTGCTTTACATATATGGGCGAATTAAACCGCATGACTCAGTTCAAGGAAAAGTCCCAAAAGCATAAGGACAATATTAACGCCGGATTATTTACTTATCCAGTCCTGATGGCGGCGGACATTTTATTGTATCAGGCGGATTTAGTGCCTGTTGGAAACGATCAAAGCCAGCACCTGGAAATTGCAAGAGACATTGCCATTCGATTCAATAATTTATATGGGGATACCTTTACTGTTCCGGAAGGGTATTTCCCTAAAGTAGGTGCAAGGATTATGAGTCTGCAGGAGCCTACTAAGAAGATGTCAAAATCCGATGAGAATGAAAATGCATTTATTGCTCTGTTAGATTCTCCAGATACCATTGTAAGAAAATTAAAGAGAGCTGTAACAGATTCAGAAGCCAAAATTCAATATACCGATAAACAGCCGGGAATAAAAAATCTTCTGGATATTTATTGCAGTATTACAGAGGAATCTATAGAACAGGCAGTGGAGAGATTTTCATCCTTAGGCTATGGGGAGTTTAAACTAAAGGTAGCAGAAGTGATTATAGAAGCCTTAAGACCTCTCCAAAACAGATTCTATGAATTGGAAAAAGATAAGCAATATATAGACGGAATCATTAAAAATAATGCAGAAAAAGCATCTTATATTGCCAATAAGACTTTAAGAAAAGTTCAAAAGAAAATTGGACTTCCTCCAATTGTAAAATAAAAAACTCCCTGGGGAGTTTTTTATTTTAGTCCATTTTATTTAAACGTAAAAAGCCAGAACCAAATACCTGAGCGGTTTCTGTTATGGTCATAAAGGCATTAGGGTCTATTTGTTTTACGATTTCTTTAATTTTTGCCACTTCTCTAATCCCTACAGTACAAGTGATAATCGCTTTTGGGGTTTTGGTGTAAGCACCTTCTCCATGCAGAATCGTTACCCCTCTTTTTACTTCGTGAATAATGTGTTCACATATTTCATCCTGGTTATTTGTAATAATTGAAATCGTTCTTTTATAATTTAATCCGTCCACTACATAATTGGTTGTTTGGGAAGAAATAAACATTAAAGCCAGAGTGTATACGGATAAATCGACACCAAAAAAGATTCCTGATAGAAGAATGATAATGATATTAATTCCAAATCCAACCGAACCCATGCTAAGAGAGAAAAATTTATTCATTATTTTAGAGATGATATCCATGCCGCCGGTGGAGCCGCTTCCGCGAAAAACGATTCCGGAGCCCAGCCCGTTTAGTACGCCTCCTAAAAGGACTGCAACTAAAATATCGTCGGTTGGTATATGTATGTTTTTTGTTAGAGAAAGGGAAACTGTAAATGAAAGCATGCCAATTAAACTCAGGCAAATGAATTTTTTGTTGATGAATTTATAGCCTATAATGAAAATAGGAATATTTAGAACCAAAACAAGCAAACTCATATCCCACTTAAAAAGAAGATTCAAAAGCATGGCAATTCCGGTAACGCCTCCGCTAAGCAAATGATACCGAACGAGAATGCCATTAATAGGGATGCTAAGAATAAAAGTGCCTAAGAAAATCATCAGTATGTTTTTGTAATAAGTTCGTACATAGGACATAGAAATGCTCCTTTTCATAAGTATATTTTTCAAATCTATTATAGCTTTATTTAGACTTTTCCAAAAGAGTGAAATTAGAACGATAATACATTTATTATAATAGGATATATTTTTCTTATTCCTCTCATATAAATAAATCAAGCATACCAATATGGAGGAAGAATATGAGAGGTTTAATAAAGAAAATATGTCTTGCTCTCTGTGTATTAATAGTAATAACGGGAACTCTATATACGATAGCTAAAGCTCAAAATCATACCATTCAATCGAAGTTGATTAAAGATTTTAACGATCCGGAGAACAAAAAGAAGATCTTAGAAGTGGTTTTAGAAAATACTGGTTATACTCAATTAAAAGATAAGCTGGACCAAATTGATTTGAAGATCCATACAGGGGATCTGCTAGGGGATAAAAGAAAGGAATTAATTTTAACGGTAGCACTGGAACCTAAAAAGTCTATTATTGCAGTATATCAACAGGAAGATGGAGAATATAAATATGTGGGATTAATGGATACGTTTTTTGATATCATAGGCCTTCAGACCATTCCTATGGATAAGAAAGGGAAAGACATCGTCATTGTTCGTGAGTACGTAGACCAAATGCTGGGAGCCTTTGAAAAAGGAACGTTCATCCGGGGTTATATATGGAATAATAACCAATTCCAAATGGTTCTTTCTATCATAGAAGAGTATCAAGGCTATTGGAATGAAATGTGGGACCAACCTCCAAAAACCAATCCTAAATGGCTTAGAGTAACGGACAAAACCGATATACAGTGGGAGAACGGACCTTATCCTGTCCTTAGAACTTTAGAGCATCAAGCCTATGCGAAATCGAAGATTACCAATAGTGTTAACATGCCAAAGGGAAACGATTTTGAAGTGGTTGCTTCTAAGGATGTTCCGCAGGTGTATTATTGGAGTGAAAAATATCAACATTTTGTTCTGAATGAAGGAAAAGATATTAAGACAGGAGAAACCGTGGCGATTATAGAAGACTTATCCTTGAATCCCTTTCAACTGGCGGGCTTTGAATTAAATCAATACCGCATCAAAAGGCAGGACGGCAAAATAGAAATAGTACCCAAAAATCAAATTACCGATATTAAAACCCCTCTGAGGAAACCAGAGGGGTTTCATTATGTTCATTGACATAAATATTGATGTTTTTTATAATTTCTGCATAAACTCTTAAAAAATAGTACTATTGGAGGATAAAATAATGAAACTGTTTTTTGTATCAGATATCCACGGTTCAGCTTATTATGCCAAAAAAGCTTTAGAAATTTTTAAAAAGGAAAATGCAGATTATATCGTGATCCTGGGAGATGAATTGTATCATGGTCCAAGAAATCCACTGCCTTTAGAATATAATCCACAGGAAGTCATCACTTTATTGAATGGTATTGGGGATAAAATTATAGCTGTAAGAGGAAACTGTGATAGTGAAGTAGATGAGATGGTCCTTAATTTCCCTATTATGTCGACATATTCTACGATTTTCTATAATGGAAAAAGATTATTTTTGAGTCATGGGCATATTTATAATGAAGCCAATCTTCCTAAATTAAGCAGTGGAGATGTATTTATTTACGGTCATACCCATATTCCCAAAGCAGAAAAATCAGGAGATATATTTATAATCAATCCGGGTTCCATTTCACTGCCAAAAGAAAATCATCCTAATTCTTATGGAATTTTAGAGGATGATGTGTTTAAAATCAAAAATTTAGAGGGTGAAACATTTAAAGAAATTAAAATAAGGTAGGGATTTCCCTGCCTTATTTAAATTAACCCTTTTTCCTTAAATTCATTGACATATTGTCTGTC
The genomic region above belongs to Defluviitalea saccharophila and contains:
- the trpS gene encoding tryptophan--tRNA ligase, encoding MTADIQTEKKKVIFSGMQPSGNITLGNYLGALKNWTKLQDEYNCLFCIVDLHALTVRQNPAELRKRSREVLMQYIAAGLDPEKNIIYYQSHVPAHAELAWILNCFTYMGELNRMTQFKEKSQKHKDNINAGLFTYPVLMAADILLYQADLVPVGNDQSQHLEIARDIAIRFNNLYGDTFTVPEGYFPKVGARIMSLQEPTKKMSKSDENENAFIALLDSPDTIVRKLKRAVTDSEAKIQYTDKQPGIKNLLDIYCSITEESIEQAVERFSSLGYGEFKLKVAEVIIEALRPLQNRFYELEKDKQYIDGIIKNNAEKASYIANKTLRKVQKKIGLPPIVK
- a CDS encoding YitT family protein translates to MSYVRTYYKNILMIFLGTFILSIPINGILVRYHLLSGGVTGIAMLLNLLFKWDMSLLVLVLNIPIFIIGYKFINKKFICLSLIGMLSFTVSLSLTKNIHIPTDDILVAVLLGGVLNGLGSGIVFRGSGSTGGMDIISKIMNKFFSLSMGSVGFGINIIIILLSGIFFGVDLSVYTLALMFISSQTTNYVVDGLNYKRTISIITNNQDEICEHIIHEVKRGVTILHGEGAYTKTPKAIITCTVGIREVAKIKEIVKQIDPNAFMTITETAQVFGSGFLRLNKMD
- the yfcE gene encoding phosphodiesterase codes for the protein MKLFFVSDIHGSAYYAKKALEIFKKENADYIVILGDELYHGPRNPLPLEYNPQEVITLLNGIGDKIIAVRGNCDSEVDEMVLNFPIMSTYSTIFYNGKRLFLSHGHIYNEANLPKLSSGDVFIYGHTHIPKAEKSGDIFIINPGSISLPKENHPNSYGILEDDVFKIKNLEGETFKEIKIR